One region of Bacteroidota bacterium genomic DNA includes:
- a CDS encoding homoserine kinase produces MASKSNRSVRVFAPATVANLACGFDVMGLAINAPGDFVEMKKNKLHEIRIVKMTGDGGKLSRDADKNTAGVSVAAMMRYMELNQGFDIVLKKQMPLGSGLGSSAASSAAAVFAANELMGRPFEKSALVHFAMEGERVACGSAHADNVAPCILGGIVLIRSYDPLDIISLPVPSNLHVVVVHPHVEVLTRDSRAVLPQEIKLKTGITQWANTAAFVAGLFQSDYQLISRAVEDHVAEPARASLIPHFYAVQEAALLKGALACSISGSGPSIFALTQGSAKANLVAAEMKKVFRKHKTACDVFVSPVNKKGTRVITN; encoded by the coding sequence ATGGCATCAAAAAGTAATCGATCTGTACGTGTTTTTGCTCCGGCGACTGTGGCTAATCTGGCCTGCGGTTTCGACGTGATGGGTCTTGCCATCAATGCTCCCGGTGATTTTGTGGAGATGAAAAAAAATAAGTTGCACGAAATCCGTATCGTGAAAATGACGGGAGACGGAGGGAAATTATCGAGAGATGCCGATAAAAATACTGCCGGTGTTTCAGTAGCAGCGATGATGCGTTACATGGAACTGAATCAGGGTTTTGATATCGTATTGAAAAAGCAGATGCCTTTGGGTAGCGGACTCGGTTCAAGTGCTGCCAGCAGTGCAGCGGCTGTGTTCGCTGCAAATGAGTTAATGGGCCGTCCATTCGAAAAGAGCGCGTTGGTTCACTTCGCAATGGAAGGGGAGCGTGTTGCATGTGGTTCCGCTCATGCTGACAATGTAGCGCCTTGTATTCTGGGAGGTATTGTGTTGATTCGTTCTTATGATCCGCTGGACATTATTTCATTGCCGGTACCTTCAAATTTACACGTGGTTGTTGTACATCCTCATGTCGAAGTACTCACACGTGATTCCAGAGCTGTTTTACCTCAGGAAATTAAATTGAAAACAGGCATCACACAGTGGGCAAACACCGCCGCGTTTGTTGCAGGATTGTTTCAATCGGATTATCAGCTGATATCGAGAGCTGTTGAAGATCATGTCGCGGAGCCGGCTCGGGCATCTTTGATACCTCATTTTTACGCGGTTCAGGAAGCTGCATTACTGAAAGGCGCTCTTGCCTGCAGTATCAGTGGTTCCGGTCCGTCTATCTTCGCGCTCACTCAGGGTTCTGCAAAAGCGAATCTGGTAGCTGCTGAAATGAAAAAGGTTTTTCGCAAACATAAAACCGCTTGCGATGTTTTTGTTTCTCCTGTCAATAAAAAAGGAACAAGGGTTATTACTAATTAA
- the thrC gene encoding threonine synthase — protein MLFYSTNNKHKLFSLSEAVLKGLPDDNGLFMPERIPVLPENFWKNISSLHIDEIANEVASLYLGDDLPADTIRKITSEAMNFPVPLVKLNGNTFFLELFHGPTLAFKDVGARFMARTMALLNRDENKKLTILVATSGDTGSAVANGFYNVPGIDVIILYPSGKVSPLQEKQLTTLGGNITALEIQGTFDDCQALVKQAFLDNSLKEKYRLSSANSINIARLIPQSFYYIDAWKQMQMMDPGPVVFSVPSGNFGNLSAGLFAKRMGLPVEKFVAANNRNDSVLDYLKTGNYKAKNTIATISNAMDVGNPSNFARMLDLYDHDPGKMREDICAYSFDDDQTRSAMREVFQEYKYVMDPHGAVGYLGWNSFVKDKNSKAKGIILETAHPSKFKDVVEETLNIQVALPEQLSSIADKSKNSIVLNAEYPVFHQYLIERG, from the coding sequence ATGTTATTCTATTCTACCAACAACAAGCATAAATTATTTTCACTGTCTGAAGCTGTTCTGAAGGGTCTACCGGATGACAATGGGCTTTTTATGCCGGAAAGAATTCCGGTCTTGCCGGAAAATTTCTGGAAGAATATTTCCTCCCTGCATATTGATGAAATTGCAAATGAAGTCGCGTCACTTTACCTGGGTGATGATTTACCTGCGGATACCATTCGCAAAATTACGAGTGAAGCAATGAATTTTCCTGTTCCATTGGTTAAGCTCAATGGAAACACTTTTTTCCTTGAATTATTTCACGGTCCGACCCTCGCCTTTAAAGACGTTGGAGCCAGATTCATGGCGAGAACGATGGCATTGTTGAATCGTGATGAAAATAAAAAGCTGACCATCCTTGTCGCGACATCAGGTGATACCGGAAGCGCTGTGGCCAATGGTTTTTATAATGTTCCGGGGATTGATGTGATCATCCTTTATCCATCCGGAAAAGTGAGTCCATTGCAGGAAAAACAGTTGACCACATTGGGCGGTAACATTACCGCTCTTGAGATACAAGGGACATTTGACGATTGCCAGGCACTCGTTAAACAAGCATTTCTTGACAATTCCCTGAAAGAAAAATACAGACTCAGCAGCGCGAACAGCATCAACATCGCGCGACTGATACCGCAAAGCTTTTATTACATCGATGCCTGGAAGCAAATGCAAATGATGGATCCCGGTCCGGTTGTATTTTCAGTACCGAGTGGAAATTTCGGAAATCTGAGTGCAGGATTATTTGCAAAAAGGATGGGTTTGCCGGTGGAGAAATTTGTCGCCGCGAACAATCGGAATGACAGTGTCCTGGATTATCTGAAAACCGGAAATTATAAAGCTAAAAATACCATTGCTACTATTTCAAATGCAATGGATGTAGGCAATCCTTCCAACTTCGCAAGGATGCTTGATTTGTACGATCATGATCCTGGAAAAATGCGTGAAGACATTTGCGCATATTCATTTGATGACGATCAAACCAGATCAGCAATGAGGGAAGTTTTTCAGGAATACAAATATGTAATGGATCCTCATGGCGCTGTAGGTTATCTCGGATGGAATTCTTTTGTTAAAGACAAAAATTCAAAAGCAAAGGGAATCATTCTTGAAACTGCCCATCCTTCAAAATTTAAAGATGTGGTCGAAGAAACGTTAAATATTCAGGTGGCACTCCCTGAACAATTGTCATCAATAGCGGATAAATCCAAGAATTCAATTGTTTTGAATGCGGAGTATCCCGTTTTTCATCAATACCTCATCGAAAGAGGCTGA
- a CDS encoding CotH kinase family protein — protein sequence MKLRILFFSLIVFLVNRTFATTLQGNILSDTSIRGIVDVISQVNLGPNITLSFEEGTILYMHGGASIVGSDGSKIVFNGTVSKPIQIEAAEGKNWGKFEVNGATGHLEVHHVQSSMGQFRVMKGASAVIEDSYMHDYFQGDNPIVYTEDAGTVNISRCKFSNYYELNLVRTLAVVEDCLLQFMTADGIDFDNSPPGTILRRSTLQYGRGFNIDAIDFGKVNFTGNGSVALVEQCIVHDISDKGVSVGEGAQDVTIRGCVFYNCGAGSAVKDNSIAHIFNNTIVGCDAGIECVEKNPGLGGGHAFTYNNIIWKSHEPFFINSTGTADIQYSLIDGMTPDASRHIFYADPLFTSEALTDYHLLPGSPAIGAGLNGEDLGAIFPVGATFNQPNELVLGVPNPFSVFKGGEESAIWWASSPSVSKINIEFSSDNGDSWTSIQSNVDAKLKGIPWNIPNVYSSRCLVKLTDVSNPTITVTNVLPFSILPEVDSTGVPVFSTGSGYFDQPVDLSITAPAGATILYTTDGSDPSDKSNVYTGPIHLDYDSIPVGQPELNITASQSYHQPYSYIRTSPVWQDGPTIAFWRKPTGTVFKAHIIRARVYDPVKGLGPVKTHSYFIHPQMTTGRYTLPVVSLVTDPGNLFDYYKGIYIPGASFKDSSWTGNYEFKGRASEKPFHFEYFDEHGVKQLSQSIGVRVRGEWIRAVGQKALTLYARSEYDTENNFKYPFFTGLKKPGTNIYQTKFKRLILRNNGNEWGYYKNTMLRDAAIQSLFSGLNIGYQPYRMTVTFINGEYWGIQDIRVVPDVRGIQYAYDLEPDSIVLMEDNLSASYQLVNGNAADQQDFIDLRSFILANDLNVPANYAYVCSKMDINSFTDYWIATVFTNKNNADHNKTYWKLRTPDPTSNRYGYDGKWRWIANDFDGGFDHVIDNNLWFNITAMHDSLLRRMVTCDVFRRQWILRFADVLNSNFKASYTTNRFTEIQNLLEPEMQEHIERWSTPSSMTDWYAGVQEKRDFGMQRPAIQFGHLNDYFYLHDTANITLDVNNSLYGYVEINTLRINAALPGVSESVYPWEGTYFKDMAFTVKAIPNYGYRFVRWENAPSNEQNPVQSVILLGDKKMTAIFEWDPSVLFPNLTVFPNPATGDEVKLNNEYTYSVYDATGKLILRFENSNHFDISNFEKGIYLLRTDDGEQVKFVRL from the coding sequence ATGAAGCTCAGGATACTATTCTTCTCCCTAATCGTTTTCCTGGTAAACAGGACCTTTGCAACAACGTTACAGGGCAACATTTTATCGGACACGTCTATTCGCGGAATTGTTGATGTTATCTCTCAGGTAAATCTTGGGCCAAACATCACGTTGAGTTTTGAAGAAGGCACTATTCTCTACATGCATGGGGGTGCTTCAATCGTTGGTTCGGATGGTTCAAAGATCGTTTTCAACGGTACTGTTTCCAAGCCAATTCAGATTGAGGCAGCAGAAGGTAAAAACTGGGGTAAATTTGAAGTAAACGGAGCCACAGGTCATCTCGAGGTTCATCATGTCCAGTCCAGCATGGGACAATTTCGTGTGATGAAAGGAGCTTCGGCTGTCATTGAAGATTCATACATGCACGATTATTTTCAGGGTGATAATCCCATCGTCTATACAGAGGATGCCGGAACTGTAAATATCAGTCGTTGCAAATTCAGCAATTATTACGAGCTCAATCTTGTACGAACGCTGGCTGTAGTTGAGGATTGTTTGCTACAGTTTATGACCGCGGATGGTATCGACTTCGACAATTCTCCTCCGGGAACAATTCTGCGCAGATCAACATTGCAATATGGTCGTGGGTTTAATATTGACGCCATTGATTTCGGAAAAGTAAATTTCACCGGAAACGGATCCGTTGCACTTGTTGAACAATGTATCGTTCATGATATTTCGGATAAAGGAGTTTCAGTTGGAGAAGGAGCACAAGATGTAACCATTCGTGGTTGTGTTTTCTACAATTGCGGCGCAGGTTCCGCAGTAAAAGACAATTCCATCGCCCACATTTTCAACAACACTATTGTGGGATGTGATGCCGGTATCGAATGTGTAGAAAAAAATCCTGGTCTGGGCGGCGGACACGCGTTTACATACAACAACATCATCTGGAAATCTCACGAACCATTTTTCATCAACAGCACCGGTACCGCTGACATTCAGTACAGTCTGATCGACGGAATGACTCCCGATGCAAGCCGGCATATTTTTTATGCAGATCCATTATTTACAAGTGAGGCATTGACTGATTATCATTTGCTTCCCGGATCTCCGGCAATTGGTGCAGGGTTGAACGGAGAAGATCTGGGTGCGATATTCCCGGTTGGAGCAACTTTCAATCAGCCTAATGAACTGGTACTTGGAGTTCCAAATCCTTTCAGTGTCTTCAAAGGAGGAGAAGAATCTGCAATCTGGTGGGCGAGTAGTCCTTCTGTTTCAAAAATCAATATTGAATTTTCTTCCGACAATGGAGACAGCTGGACAAGTATTCAATCGAATGTTGATGCGAAGCTGAAAGGTATTCCATGGAACATTCCCAATGTTTATTCGAGTCGTTGTTTGGTGAAACTGACAGATGTGAGTAACCCAACGATTACTGTCACCAATGTGTTGCCATTTTCTATTCTTCCTGAAGTGGATTCAACAGGTGTACCCGTCTTTTCAACCGGATCAGGATATTTCGATCAGCCTGTAGATCTGTCAATTACTGCTCCCGCCGGAGCGACAATTCTCTACACAACAGATGGATCAGACCCTTCTGATAAATCAAATGTTTATACAGGGCCCATTCATCTTGATTACGATTCCATTCCTGTCGGACAACCGGAACTCAATATCACAGCATCCCAAAGTTATCATCAGCCTTACAGTTACATTCGTACATCACCTGTATGGCAGGATGGTCCGACCATTGCTTTCTGGCGTAAACCTACCGGAACAGTGTTCAAAGCCCATATCATCCGTGCAAGGGTATATGATCCTGTGAAAGGTTTGGGACCGGTTAAAACACATTCGTATTTCATCCATCCTCAGATGACAACCGGACGCTATACATTGCCGGTGGTTTCTCTGGTTACGGATCCGGGAAATCTTTTTGATTATTACAAGGGTATTTATATTCCCGGCGCTTCATTTAAGGATAGTTCCTGGACTGGGAATTATGAATTTAAAGGGCGAGCTTCTGAGAAGCCTTTTCATTTTGAATATTTTGATGAGCACGGTGTAAAGCAGTTATCTCAAAGTATTGGTGTTCGTGTTCGCGGAGAATGGATTCGTGCCGTTGGACAAAAAGCATTGACATTGTATGCCCGGAGTGAGTACGATACTGAAAATAATTTCAAGTATCCTTTTTTCACAGGATTGAAAAAACCAGGTACGAATATATATCAAACGAAATTCAAAAGATTAATCCTTCGTAACAATGGTAACGAATGGGGTTATTATAAAAACACCATGTTACGCGATGCAGCAATCCAGTCATTGTTTAGCGGACTGAATATTGGTTACCAACCCTATCGAATGACAGTTACCTTTATCAATGGCGAATACTGGGGAATACAGGACATCCGGGTAGTTCCTGATGTGAGAGGTATACAATACGCTTACGACCTGGAGCCCGATAGTATTGTGTTGATGGAAGATAATTTGTCTGCTTCCTACCAGTTGGTAAATGGCAATGCTGCGGATCAGCAGGACTTCATCGATTTGAGAAGTTTTATTCTTGCAAATGATTTGAATGTTCCGGCGAATTACGCTTATGTCTGTTCAAAGATGGACATCAATAGTTTCACTGATTATTGGATCGCGACAGTCTTTACAAATAAAAACAATGCGGATCATAACAAAACCTATTGGAAGCTCCGTACACCGGATCCTACCAGCAACCGTTACGGATACGATGGCAAATGGCGTTGGATAGCGAATGATTTTGATGGTGGTTTTGATCATGTGATTGACAATAATCTTTGGTTCAACATCACCGCGATGCATGACTCATTATTGAGGAGAATGGTGACTTGTGATGTTTTCAGAAGACAGTGGATTCTGCGATTTGCTGATGTATTGAATTCAAATTTTAAAGCTTCCTATACAACAAACCGTTTCACAGAAATTCAGAATCTTTTGGAACCGGAAATGCAGGAGCACATTGAACGTTGGAGTACACCCTCATCGATGACAGACTGGTATGCAGGTGTTCAGGAAAAAAGAGATTTTGGAATGCAACGTCCGGCTATTCAGTTCGGACATCTGAACGATTATTTTTATCTGCACGATACTGCTAACATTACTCTGGACGTGAACAATTCATTATACGGTTATGTTGAGATAAACACTTTGCGAATTAACGCAGCTTTGCCGGGAGTAAGTGAAAGTGTTTATCCCTGGGAGGGAACTTATTTTAAGGACATGGCATTCACTGTGAAAGCCATTCCGAATTATGGTTATCGTTTTGTACGATGGGAAAACGCACCATCCAATGAACAGAATCCGGTACAAAGTGTTATTTTATTGGGTGATAAAAAGATGACTGCCATCTTTGAGTGGGATCCATCAGTGTTGTTTCCAAATCTTACAGTGTTTCCAAACCCTGCCACCGGTGATGAGGTAAAATTGAACAATGAGTATACATACTCTGTATACGATGCTACCGGTAAACTCATTCTTAGATTTGAGAATTCTAATCATTTCGATATCTCAAATTTTGAAAAAGGAATTTATTTGTTGAGAACTGATGACGGGGAGCAGGTGAAGTTTGTCAGACTATAG
- a CDS encoding histidine kinase, whose translation MHVSGYRVFFCILLFQALRVHGEKPEPAFRHFTTEDGLPSSQIYQAFQDVDGFMWFATDRGVVQYNGYEFKTFTTKDGLTDNVVLNLFQDFKKRIWMISISGSIFIYENNTIKPYQYNAISKKIFKGSYQFEISVDSSETVCIESGFGVCSINLHGEVKHIVNHLVDQNVIRLTIDDRSQLKKPVGLGYISRQNRICELSHVQDSSNVLITLGRQENGRIRAVRRHNKTLVVGIAKTLYELKGKTLTPLAKFDHDIIELIEDDSENLWVCTSKGLLVYRFPGNYQESNKYLDGIYISSITQDHENGYWVTTVDNGVFNLVNHDVGNYYNEPAINSPLILTKDRASMYAGYFNGSIGKMNSRELKPIIIESMTNGVISIFFDTSSARMLVCNDKLEYWKNNKFYPIENPKKLKANTGFVQNKNGLFAGAYGSVLRIFRDEPSFAGPFNIRINCIFSTETDQLILGCIDGVYKLDENFKSIQLLDERFKDIRVDDINSICGNLCFATHGKGILLLKKNGKILTINESNGLCSDIIHTMCVSENTLWCGSNNGLSKVEFSASGDDSYQITPVNVNNGLISNEIIDIDILKDTVWIASKKGISFFYSKVDFVNHSIPKVYFTSLKVNNADTILQNNYQFSHLNNSISIGFESPVFKSNGKQTYKYLLTNQNDSIKGSTINREVEFLSLKPGQYSFQVKAMNNSGVVSLRPTIFQFVILSPWWQRTWFRLLGLFALLLSGYLFYKRRVSLIEKKYFIEKKQASLQLTAMRAQMNPHFIFNVMDSIRSYMMDKDVNSAEKYLTSFAKLVRYTLEHSDKQECSLSDELSMIRIYSDLEKLRFSDPIDVEFDYDKSIQTDEIMIPAMILQPFVENAFKHGMKNKVSRPKLIIRLIEINRNVQVIIENHGIDKPDSTQSNSKQKKEGNSYGLALVQERITAYNKAYSREIQYTSDELVNESGVRTGMRVVVRL comes from the coding sequence ATGCATGTTTCCGGTTATCGAGTTTTCTTTTGCATTTTACTTTTTCAAGCTCTAAGGGTTCATGGAGAGAAACCTGAACCTGCATTCAGGCATTTTACCACAGAAGATGGCTTGCCTTCCTCACAAATCTACCAGGCTTTTCAGGATGTTGATGGATTTATGTGGTTTGCTACTGATCGCGGAGTGGTTCAATACAATGGTTACGAATTTAAAACATTCACTACAAAAGATGGATTGACAGATAATGTTGTGTTGAATTTATTTCAGGATTTTAAAAAGAGAATCTGGATGATTTCAATTTCGGGAAGCATTTTCATTTACGAAAACAACACAATTAAGCCATATCAGTATAATGCAATTTCTAAAAAGATTTTTAAGGGAAGTTATCAGTTTGAGATTTCTGTTGACAGTTCTGAAACGGTTTGTATTGAAAGTGGTTTTGGTGTTTGTTCCATCAATCTCCATGGAGAAGTTAAGCATATTGTTAATCATTTGGTGGACCAGAATGTGATTCGATTAACAATTGATGATCGTTCACAACTGAAAAAGCCAGTCGGACTCGGTTATATTTCAAGACAAAATCGGATTTGTGAACTATCCCATGTACAAGATTCATCAAATGTATTGATTACACTCGGTAGGCAAGAGAATGGAAGAATCAGAGCTGTGCGTAGGCACAACAAAACGCTTGTTGTTGGTATTGCGAAAACTTTGTATGAGTTAAAAGGTAAAACGTTAACGCCTCTGGCTAAATTTGATCATGATATTATCGAACTCATCGAAGATGATAGTGAAAATTTATGGGTATGTACTTCGAAAGGTTTGTTAGTGTATCGCTTTCCAGGAAACTACCAGGAGTCAAACAAGTATCTGGATGGAATTTACATTTCAAGTATTACTCAGGACCACGAAAATGGTTATTGGGTCACCACGGTTGATAATGGTGTTTTTAACCTTGTGAATCATGACGTGGGGAATTATTACAATGAACCCGCCATCAATTCTCCATTAATATTAACCAAAGATCGAGCATCGATGTATGCCGGGTATTTTAATGGATCTATAGGAAAAATGAATAGTCGGGAGTTGAAACCAATTATTATTGAATCAATGACTAACGGAGTAATTTCTATCTTTTTTGATACAAGTAGTGCGAGAATGTTAGTATGTAATGACAAACTGGAATATTGGAAAAACAACAAATTTTACCCTATAGAAAATCCGAAAAAATTAAAAGCAAATACAGGTTTTGTACAAAATAAAAATGGTCTTTTTGCAGGTGCATATGGGAGTGTATTGAGGATATTTCGTGATGAACCCAGCTTTGCAGGTCCGTTTAATATAAGGATTAATTGTATTTTTTCAACAGAAACTGATCAACTGATTCTCGGTTGTATTGACGGAGTTTATAAGTTGGATGAAAATTTTAAATCAATTCAATTGTTGGATGAACGCTTTAAAGATATTCGTGTAGATGATATTAATTCAATATGTGGTAATTTATGTTTTGCAACCCATGGGAAAGGGATACTATTACTAAAAAAGAACGGGAAGATACTCACGATCAATGAATCCAATGGTTTGTGCAGTGATATAATTCACACCATGTGCGTTTCAGAAAATACATTATGGTGCGGTTCCAATAACGGTCTCAGCAAAGTGGAGTTTTCGGCATCAGGAGATGATTCGTATCAAATTACTCCGGTGAATGTGAATAACGGACTTATCAGTAATGAAATTATTGATATTGACATTTTGAAAGACACCGTTTGGATAGCTTCAAAGAAGGGAATTTCTTTTTTTTATTCGAAAGTTGATTTTGTGAATCATTCAATTCCGAAAGTATATTTTACATCACTTAAGGTAAATAATGCTGATACCATCCTGCAAAATAATTATCAGTTTTCTCATTTAAACAATTCCATCAGTATTGGTTTTGAATCTCCGGTATTCAAAAGTAATGGAAAGCAAACTTACAAGTATTTGCTAACAAACCAGAACGATTCTATCAAAGGTTCAACAATTAACAGAGAAGTAGAATTCTTGTCATTGAAACCCGGCCAATATTCATTCCAGGTTAAAGCAATGAATAATTCAGGTGTTGTAAGTCTGCGTCCAACAATATTTCAATTTGTAATTTTGTCGCCTTGGTGGCAGCGTACATGGTTTAGATTACTCGGACTGTTTGCCTTGTTATTATCAGGATACCTGTTTTACAAACGCAGGGTAAGCCTCATAGAGAAGAAATATTTTATAGAAAAAAAGCAGGCATCATTACAACTCACCGCAATGCGGGCTCAAATGAATCCTCATTTTATTTTCAATGTGATGGATTCCATCCGCAGTTATATGATGGATAAGGATGTCAATTCAGCAGAAAAGTACCTCACTTCCTTTGCTAAGTTGGTTCGATATACACTCGAACACTCCGATAAACAAGAGTGTTCCCTGAGCGATGAATTGAGTATGATCAGGATTTATTCAGACCTGGAAAAACTGAGATTCTCTGATCCGATTGATGTTGAATTTGATTATGACAAATCCATTCAAACGGATGAAATTATGATTCCGGCAATGATCCTTCAGCCTTTCGTTGAAAATGCATTCAAGCACGGAATGAAGAACAAAGTGAGCAGACCAAAATTAATCATCCGGCTGATTGAAATTAACCGAAATGTTCAAGTTATCATAGAAAATCATGGAATCGATAAACCTGATTCAACACAATCCAATTCAAAACAGAAAAAGGAAGGAAATTCTTATGGGCTTGCACTGGTGCAGGAGAGGATTACAGCTTACAATAAGGCGTATTCCCGAGAAATACAATATACATCAGATGAGCTTGTGAACGAAAGCGGAGTACGAACAGGAATGAGGGTAGTTGTTAGGTTATAA